From a region of the Drosophila virilis strain 15010-1051.87 chromosome 3, Dvir_AGI_RSII-ME, whole genome shotgun sequence genome:
- the LOC6622824 gene encoding uncharacterized protein isoform X2: MVLRSGIIIPFQFRDTKKLLMIGVPEENRNLNIWDLKNVVRAAFGIYNFEFRNKKIGFNIPDELLLHYLAQRHDLTNFVIEISQVYDAALENYVLHPQCRCGAQKLLNDSPTPEEPTNLCQSSSVVDAAPSASTLALPSCDDDEQESMKYRIDKASSGAASAELGMPAYDPCTPKMDYDTQDELPDSPHSQHQQQQLQQQVPTAPLPLPPPPTHIPHHHQHEEEQQQLLQERIQHEFMLQQQHQHQHLQQQQHLALLQQQEQQQQQQQQQQQQQQQQQQQQQGVSMAIGTTGTNNIRQRKERMSKRQKELYVHFLQQHQFINDHRRNDPVLDPYWLKLANLLNAVPQGAVKHVTEWKQTFDNWRYRIFLYARYNSKLQDEEAQNPRNFKPLTRTDKQAYIMWIRNPDTAPPDLDKMRNVFCNLEENTTHQD, translated from the exons ATGGTGCTGCGGTCGGGAATTATaattccatttcaatttcGCGATACTAAGAAGCTGCTCATGATTGGTGTGCCCGAGGAAAATCGAAATCTGAACATATGGGACTTGAAGAATGTTG TGCGCGCCGCATTTGGCATCTACAATTTCGAGTTTCGCAATAAAAAAATCGGCTTCAACATACCcgatgagctgctgctgcattatTTGGCCCAACGTCACGACCTCACAAATTTCGTTATAGAAATCAGCCAAG tgTACGATGCCGCCTTGGAAAACTATGTGCTGCATCCGCAGTGCCGCTGTGGCGCCCAAAAGCTGCTCAACGATTCGCCCACACCGGAGGAGCCCACGAATTTGTGCCAGAGCAGCAGTGTCGTGGATGCAGCGCCCTCGGCCTCAACGCTGGCGCTGCCCAGTTGCGACGATGATGAGCAGGAGAGCATGAAATACCGCATCGATAAGGCTAGCAGCGGCGCTGCGTCTGCGGAGCTCGGCATGCCCGCCTATGATCCGTGTACGCCCAAAATGGACTATGATACGCAGGACGAGCTACCGGATTCTCCGCACTcgcagcaccaacagcagcagctccagcagcaggTACCAACGGCGCCCTTGCCCTTGCCGCCGCCACCCACACATATtccgcatcatcatcagcacgaggaggagcagcagcagctgctgcaggagcGTATACAGCACGAGTttatgctgcagcagcaacatcagcatcagcatttgcagcaacaacagcatctggcgttgctgcagcagcaggagcagcagcagcaacaacagcagcaacaacaacaacagcagcagcagcaacaacaacagcaacaaggtGTCAGCATGGCCATAGGAACAACGGGCACAAACAACATTCGAC AACGTAAGGAGCGCATGTCGAAAAGGCAAAAGGAGCTGTACGTACACTttctgcagcagcatcagtTCATTAACGACCATAGACGGAATGATCCGGTGCTGGATCCCTACTGGCTGAAGCTGGCCAATCTGTTGAATGCTGTGCCGCAGGGCGCCGTCAAGCATGTGACCGAATGGAAGCAGACGTTTGACAATTGGCGGTATCGCATCTTTTTGTATGCGCGCTACAACTCGAAGCTGCAGGATGAGGAGGCGCAGAATCCGCGCAACTTTAAGCCGCTGACACGCACCGACAAACAGGCATACATAATGTGGATACGCAATCCGGACACTGCGCCGCCGGATCTGGATAAAATGCGCAACGTGTTCTGCAATCTGGAGGAGAATACAACGCATCAGGACTAA
- the LOC6622824 gene encoding uncharacterized protein isoform X3, which produces MVLRSGIIIPFQFRDTKKLLMIGVPEENRNLNIWDLKNVVYDAALENYVLHPQCRCGAQKLLNDSPTPEEPTNLCQSSSVVDAAPSASTLALPSCDDDEQESMKYRIDKASSGAASAELGMPAYDPCTPKMDYDTQDELPDSPHSQHQQQQLQQQVPTAPLPLPPPPTHIPHHHQHEEEQQQLLQERIQHEFMLQQQHQHQHLQQQQHLALLQQQEQQQQQQQQQQQQQQQQQQQQQGVSMAIGTTGTNNIRQRKERMSKRQKELYVHFLQQHQFINDHRRNDPVLDPYWLKLANLLNAVPQGAVKHVTEWKQTFDNWRYRIFLYARYNSKLQDEEAQNPRNFKPLTRTDKQAYIMWIRNPDTAPPDLDKMRNVFCNLEENTTHQD; this is translated from the exons ATGGTGCTGCGGTCGGGAATTATaattccatttcaatttcGCGATACTAAGAAGCTGCTCATGATTGGTGTGCCCGAGGAAAATCGAAATCTGAACATATGGGACTTGAAGAATGTTG tgTACGATGCCGCCTTGGAAAACTATGTGCTGCATCCGCAGTGCCGCTGTGGCGCCCAAAAGCTGCTCAACGATTCGCCCACACCGGAGGAGCCCACGAATTTGTGCCAGAGCAGCAGTGTCGTGGATGCAGCGCCCTCGGCCTCAACGCTGGCGCTGCCCAGTTGCGACGATGATGAGCAGGAGAGCATGAAATACCGCATCGATAAGGCTAGCAGCGGCGCTGCGTCTGCGGAGCTCGGCATGCCCGCCTATGATCCGTGTACGCCCAAAATGGACTATGATACGCAGGACGAGCTACCGGATTCTCCGCACTcgcagcaccaacagcagcagctccagcagcaggTACCAACGGCGCCCTTGCCCTTGCCGCCGCCACCCACACATATtccgcatcatcatcagcacgaggaggagcagcagcagctgctgcaggagcGTATACAGCACGAGTttatgctgcagcagcaacatcagcatcagcatttgcagcaacaacagcatctggcgttgctgcagcagcaggagcagcagcagcaacaacagcagcaacaacaacaacagcagcagcagcaacaacaacagcaacaaggtGTCAGCATGGCCATAGGAACAACGGGCACAAACAACATTCGAC AACGTAAGGAGCGCATGTCGAAAAGGCAAAAGGAGCTGTACGTACACTttctgcagcagcatcagtTCATTAACGACCATAGACGGAATGATCCGGTGCTGGATCCCTACTGGCTGAAGCTGGCCAATCTGTTGAATGCTGTGCCGCAGGGCGCCGTCAAGCATGTGACCGAATGGAAGCAGACGTTTGACAATTGGCGGTATCGCATCTTTTTGTATGCGCGCTACAACTCGAAGCTGCAGGATGAGGAGGCGCAGAATCCGCGCAACTTTAAGCCGCTGACACGCACCGACAAACAGGCATACATAATGTGGATACGCAATCCGGACACTGCGCCGCCGGATCTGGATAAAATGCGCAACGTGTTCTGCAATCTGGAGGAGAATACAACGCATCAGGACTAA
- the LOC6622824 gene encoding putative uncharacterized protein DDB_G0271606 isoform X4 gives MPCAFIDLCVYRCGSRNTCFASLDDGHAKELLSYEPSCSMAALKQQQQQQQQQQQHHHPHPLQHHVPLPQRSNESGSHAHDYVGGGATALPGSQPNSPALRVCNEPVDSPLEHANNSNSEHADAGQKMRLTQTYAERTPESLTQSIDPMDIIPKAESESEAERVARAARYQARVQQQQQEQQQHQQQQQQQQQAQALQHALPAQQFFSNYTHSLPTMTPPNTSQQSPYTPGLMSRFRKRGERMSKDQKELYVKFFEDNPCMLSNHRRHDGLTEPLWAKLAHMLNSVPQGAVKNVEDWKQTFDAWRYRIFMYTRYNSKLSMSETSDPKNFKPLTATDQKAYAMWTSHKHIAPPDYDKMDMFVPLDESTTATNSYDY, from the exons atgCCATGTGCGTTTATTGATCTGTGTGTATATAGATGCGGCAGCCGCAATACGTGCTTTGCTT CCCTAGACGATGGCCATGCCAAGGAGCTGCTCTCTTATGAGCCTTCCTGCTCAATGGCTGcgttgaagcagcagcagcagcagcaacaacagcagcagcaacaccatcATCCGCATCCGCTACAGCACCATGTGCCACTGCCGCAGCGCTCTAATGAGAGCGGCAGTCACGCCCACGATTATGTGGGTGGTGGAGCAACGGCCTTGCCCGGATCACAGCCGAATTCGCCAGCGCTGCGCGTTTGCAATGAACCTGTGGACTCGCCGTTGGAGCATGCCAATAACTCGAATTCGGAGCATGCAGATGCTGGACAAAAAATGCGGCTTACACAGACATATGCGGAACGCACGCCCGAATCGCTAACACAATCCATAGATCCCATGGACATAATACCCAAAGCAGAGTCCGAATCCGAGGCGGAGCGTGTAGCGCGTGCGGCCCGCTATCAGGCAcgggtgcagcagcagcaacaggagcaacagcaacaccaacaacaacagcagcaacaacaacaggcacaaGCCTTGCAGCACGCGCTGCCTGCTCAGCAATTCTTTTCAAACTACACGCACAGTCTGCCGACTATGACGCCACCAAACACTTCGCAACAGTCGCCCTACACGCCCGGACTGATGAGTCGCTTTAGAA AACGCGGTGAGCGCATGTCCAAGGATCAAAAGGAGCTGTACGTCAAGTTCTTTGAGGACAATCCCTGCATGCTGTCGAACCATCGCCGCCACGATGGCCTCACCGAGCCACTGTGGGCCAAGCTGGCGCACATGCTCAATAGTGTGCCGCAGGGCGCTGTCAAGAACGTGGAGGATTGGAAGCAAACATTTGATGCCTGGCGCTATCGCATTTTCATGTACACACGCTACAACTCCAAACTGAGCATGTCGGAGACGAGCGATCCCAAGAACTTTAAGCCGCTGACCGCAACTGATCAGAAGGCGTACGCCATGTGGACCAGTCACAAGCACATTGCACCGCCGGACTACGACAAAATGGATATGTTTGTGCCACTGGACGAGAGCACCACGGCAACGAACAGTTACGACTACTAA
- the LOC6622824 gene encoding uncharacterized protein isoform X1, translating to MVLRSGIIIPFQFRDTKKLLMIGVPEENRNLNIWDLKNVVRAAFGIYNFEFRNKKIGFNIPDELLLHYLAQRHDLTNFVIEISQALDDGHAKELLSYEPSCSMAALKQQQQQQQQQQQHHHPHPLQHHVPLPQRSNESGSHAHDYVGGGATALPGSQPNSPALRVCNEPVDSPLEHANNSNSEHADAGQKMRLTQTYAERTPESLTQSIDPMDIIPKAESESEAERVARAARYQARVQQQQQEQQQHQQQQQQQQQAQALQHALPAQQFFSNYTHSLPTMTPPNTSQQSPYTPGLMSRFRKRGERMSKDQKELYVKFFEDNPCMLSNHRRHDGLTEPLWAKLAHMLNSVPQGAVKNVEDWKQTFDAWRYRIFMYTRYNSKLSMSETSDPKNFKPLTATDQKAYAMWTSHKHIAPPDYDKMDMFVPLDESTTATNSYDY from the exons ATGGTGCTGCGGTCGGGAATTATaattccatttcaatttcGCGATACTAAGAAGCTGCTCATGATTGGTGTGCCCGAGGAAAATCGAAATCTGAACATATGGGACTTGAAGAATGTTG TGCGCGCCGCATTTGGCATCTACAATTTCGAGTTTCGCAATAAAAAAATCGGCTTCAACATACCcgatgagctgctgctgcattatTTGGCCCAACGTCACGACCTCACAAATTTCGTTATAGAAATCAGCCAAG CCCTAGACGATGGCCATGCCAAGGAGCTGCTCTCTTATGAGCCTTCCTGCTCAATGGCTGcgttgaagcagcagcagcagcagcaacaacagcagcagcaacaccatcATCCGCATCCGCTACAGCACCATGTGCCACTGCCGCAGCGCTCTAATGAGAGCGGCAGTCACGCCCACGATTATGTGGGTGGTGGAGCAACGGCCTTGCCCGGATCACAGCCGAATTCGCCAGCGCTGCGCGTTTGCAATGAACCTGTGGACTCGCCGTTGGAGCATGCCAATAACTCGAATTCGGAGCATGCAGATGCTGGACAAAAAATGCGGCTTACACAGACATATGCGGAACGCACGCCCGAATCGCTAACACAATCCATAGATCCCATGGACATAATACCCAAAGCAGAGTCCGAATCCGAGGCGGAGCGTGTAGCGCGTGCGGCCCGCTATCAGGCAcgggtgcagcagcagcaacaggagcaacagcaacaccaacaacaacagcagcaacaacaacaggcacaaGCCTTGCAGCACGCGCTGCCTGCTCAGCAATTCTTTTCAAACTACACGCACAGTCTGCCGACTATGACGCCACCAAACACTTCGCAACAGTCGCCCTACACGCCCGGACTGATGAGTCGCTTTAGAA AACGCGGTGAGCGCATGTCCAAGGATCAAAAGGAGCTGTACGTCAAGTTCTTTGAGGACAATCCCTGCATGCTGTCGAACCATCGCCGCCACGATGGCCTCACCGAGCCACTGTGGGCCAAGCTGGCGCACATGCTCAATAGTGTGCCGCAGGGCGCTGTCAAGAACGTGGAGGATTGGAAGCAAACATTTGATGCCTGGCGCTATCGCATTTTCATGTACACACGCTACAACTCCAAACTGAGCATGTCGGAGACGAGCGATCCCAAGAACTTTAAGCCGCTGACCGCAACTGATCAGAAGGCGTACGCCATGTGGACCAGTCACAAGCACATTGCACCGCCGGACTACGACAAAATGGATATGTTTGTGCCACTGGACGAGAGCACCACGGCAACGAACAGTTACGACTACTAA
- the JTBR gene encoding protein JTB, which yields MLENCQRHHMVLGLTALTLVTILVLIIESRYAAEGSLARRRGQQFVIENNSTCWRHESYTVVQECHPCSEFDIVSRSLGVCIHTHYKEVLRCKSGEIVTKSCDRVALIEQRNFIKFEAIAFVLGVLSYLVSYARDRILSRRNYMRIERQLNRVQ from the coding sequence ATGCTCGAAAACTGCCAGAGGCATCACATGGTCCTGGGCCTGACTGCCCTCACCCTGGTGACGATCCTAGTGCTTATTATCGAATCCCGTTATGCTGCGGAGGGCAGCCTAGCGCGTCGTCGCGGCCAACAGTTCGTCATAGAGAACAACTCGACCTGCTGGAGACACGAGAGCTACACCGTGGTCCAGGAGTGTCATCCCTGCTCCGAGTTCGACATAGTCAGCCGCAGTCTGGGCGTCTGCATCCATACACATTACAAGGAGGTGCTGCGCTGCAAAAGCGGCGAGATTGTGACCAAGAGCTGCGACCGAGTGGCGCTCATCGAGCAGCGGAATTTCATCAAATTCGAGGCGATAGCATTTGTCCTGGGCGTGCTCAGCTATTTGGTGAGCTATGCCCGGGATCGTATACTCTCCAGGCGCAACTATATGCGCATCGAGCGTCAGCTGAACCGGGTGCAGTAG
- the Patj gene encoding patj homolog — protein MHLSADISSALQQIEAVKKGIDESEDVKLQLQTADSLNTILGILTDPVFRTIAHVQESLYELGIQLGQHPSMLPNDFDIDVSGNLVLSLNGGDVMYDSSAPASPDKSSSTGEVEARPQSQNSKSAAADLYATDYAQIQAIELVNDGTGLGFGIIGARNSGVIVKTILPGGVADRDGRLRSGDHILQIGDVNLHEMVSEQVAAVLRQSGTHVRLVVVRPIEQNLPTPQYALEPGSAVVPTRVLVDPAELERYLISTGYPEIFGESSTASTPQTTTEDERFVYRGETSMLIDPSIDLDELLALPETEKLQVELKKDANGLGITIAGYVCEKEELSGIFVKSVSPGSAADLSGRIRVNDRIIEVDGQSLQGYSNHQAVELLKKSGQVVNLRLERYLRGPKYEQLQQAIAANANEKLPASAPGTPSRAPLPTPSSTATAAASISSATATSRELEDETLPAPDAFMMTTPPSSSLATTTTLSSFGAGKQLVAVRDSLEGAPKIIPTDVVQLADKQEAAVHAKNSSLITRHKYHMDAELSEEIEAEIVRKWQKIVGSDMEVIVAQIKKFAVGGLGISLEGTVDVEGGREVRPHHYIRSILPDGPVGVNGVLRSGDELLEVNGERLLGMNHLEVVAILKELPLDVRMVCGRSKGTTLLPFSDDTLKKLSNNFENLLPATDRLVKAKSDGSLATAGSVADSDNVAVAASSFNKLKSRSLEPLTGLAMWSSQPQIIELLKGDRGLGFSILDYQDPLDSNDTLIVIRSLVPGGVAQLDGRLIPGDRLLFVNSINLENASLDQAVQALKGAPKGVVRIGVAKPLPMTDNSLKACSNTSTTSEETLDAQQSPPALPTAAPPTAAKGAEPDLIPDWRK, from the exons ATGCACCTGAGCGCCGATATTTCCAGTGCCTTGCAGCAAATCGAAGCTGTGAAAAAGGGCATCGACGAGTCCGAGGATGTGaagctgcaattgcaaacggcGGACAGTTTAAATACTATACTGGGCATACTGACAGATCCGGTTTTCCGTACCATTGCCCATGTGCAGGAGTCGCTGTACGAGCTGGGCATACAGCTGGGCCAGCATCCGTCCATGTTGCCCAACGACTTTGACATCGATGTCAGCGGGAATCTGGTGCTTAGCCTGAATGGCGGCGATGTTATGTACGATTCGTCGGCGCCAGCTAGTCCGGACAAGTCCAGCTCAACGGGCGAGGTGGAGGCGCGTCCACAGAGCCAAAACTCCAAGTCGGCCGCTGCCGATTTATATGCCACGGACTATGCCCAAATCCAGGCCATTGAGCTGGTTAACGATGGCACTGGCCTGGGCTTCGGCATAATTGGGGCACGCAACTCGGGTGTCATTGTGAAGACCATCTTGCCAGGTGGCGTGGCAGATCGTGATGGACGCCTGCGTTCCGGGGATCACATTCTACAAATTGGCGATGTCAATCTGCACGAGATGGTGTCCGAGCAGGTGGCCGCAGTGCTGCGGCAATCGGGCACACATGTCCGTCTCGTGGTGGTGCGTCCCATTGAGCAGAACCTGCCCACGCCACAATATGCCTTAGAGCCGGGCAGCGCTGTGGTGCCCACGCGCGTGCTCGTCGATCCTGCCGAGCTGGAGCGCTATCTCATCTCGACCGGCTATCCGGAGATCTTTGGCGAGAGCTCGACGGCCTCCACGCCGCAGACGACCACGGAGGATGAACGCTTTGTGTATCGCGGCGAGACCTCAATGCTCATTGATCCCAGCATTGATCTGGACGAGCTGCTGGCCCTGCCCGAAACGGAGAAGCTACAGGTGGAACTGAAGAAAGATGCCAACGGCTTGGGCATCACCATTGCCGGTTACGTGTGCGAAAAGGAGGAGCTCTCGGGCATCTTCGTGAAGAGCGTCTCACCGGGCTCAGCGGCGGATCTGAGCGGACGCATACGCGTCAACGATCGCATCATCGAGGTTGATGGCCAATCGCTGCAGGGCTATTCCAATCACCAGGCTGTCGAGCTGCTAAAGAAGTCCGGCCAGGTGGTCAATCTGCGCCTCGAGCGCTATTTGCGCGGTCCAAAATAtgaacagctgcagcaggccATCGCCGCCAATGCCAATGAAAAGCTGCCCGCCAGTGCACCTGGCACACCCTCGCGCGCGCCCTTGCCAACGCCTTCGTCCACTGCCACAGCTGCCGCCAGCATCTCGTCTGCAACAGCGACCTCCAGGGAGCTGGAGGATGAGACACTGCCCGCGCCAGACGCCTTCATGATGACCACGCCGCCCTCCAGCTCGCTGGCCACCACCACAACGCTGAGCAGCTTTGGCGCCGGCAAGCAATTGGTGGCAGTGCGAGATTCACTCGAAGGCGCGCCCAAGATTATACCCACGGATGTGGTCCAGCTGGCCGATAAGCAAGAG GCGGCTGTGCATGCCAAAAACTCTAGTCTTATCACGCGCCACAAATACCACATGGATGCGGAGCTCAGCGAGGAGATCGAGGCGGAGATTGTGCGCAAGTGGCAAAAGATTGTGGGCTCCGACATGGAGGTGATTGTGGCGCAGATCAAAAAGTTTGCCGTCGGCGGCCTGGGCATCTCGCTGGAGGGCACCGTCGATGTGGAGGGCGGACGCGAGGTGCGTCCACATCATTATATACGCTCCATACTGCCCGACGGCCCGGTTGGTGTCAACGGCGTGTTGCGCTCGGGCGATGAGCTGCTGGAGGTTAACGGCGAGCGATTGCTAGGCATGAATCATTTGGAAGTCGTGGCCATATTGAAGGAGTTGCCATTGGACGTGCGCATGGTGTGCGGACGCAGCAAGGGCACCACGCTGCTGCCCTTCTCGGATGACACCTTAAAGAAACTGAGCAACAATTTTGAGAACCTGCTGCCGGCCACGGATCGTCTGGTGAAGGCCAAGTCCGACGGCAGCCTGGCCACAGCTGGCTCAGTGGCCGATTCGGACAACGTGGCCGTGGCGGCCTCGTCGTTCAACAAGCTGAAATCTCGCTCACTGGAGCCGCTCACCGGCCTGGCCATGTGGTCGTCGCAGCCGCAAATAATTGAGCTGCTGAAGGGCGATCGCGGTTTGGGCTTTTCCATACTGGACTATCAGGATCCCTTGGACTCGAACGATACGCTGATTGTCATACGCTCGCTGGTGCCTGGCGGCGTGGCTCAGCTGGATGGCAGGCTGATACCGGGCGATCGGCTGCTGTTTGTGAACTCCATTAATTTGGAGAACGCTTCGCTGGATCAGGCCGTGCAGGCCTTGAAGGGCGCACCCAAAGGCGTGGTGCGCATCGGTGTGGCCAAGCCGCTGCCAATGACCGATAACTCGCTGAAGGCGTGCAGCAATACCAGCACCACCAGCGAGGAGACACTCGATGCCCAGCAATCACCGCCAGCGCTGCCCACAGCGGCGCCTCCAACAGCAGCCAAGGGTGCAGAGCCGGATCTGATACCCGACTGGCGCAAATAG
- the LOC6624006 gene encoding dnaJ homolog subfamily B member 13 encodes MNRPELDYYAVLDMPRNASKEQITLAYRRMAVRLCPHRDKKYEMDFVPLAQEGRLTHLSPMSETKQWAYINMAFDVLGHDLYRAIYDRYGEAGLFEGVMLPNGYFPPYQYHGDHMKVYEQVFASYSPFANVIDAITNPPSLYATREHGIGVRHKDANTERIIHLSLEEVRTGCVKLMHVWRQEIVDKKESRLEKRKHTLKLIIRPGTTAGTRFCFKEEGDRYPTTIPGDIIFIVADKPHPTFERRNMHDLVYRYDINLAQAYTGFTFFVDTLDKRQLKIVISDVVTPGYQKIMPLEGLPKCQNLDAVKAIKQANKRIEDFGDLIIEFNYLFPKYLTPEMKTLTRNFYKEFRRMEQALEDEEKLHMK; translated from the exons ATGAACCGCCCCGAGCTGGACTACTATGCTGTGCTGGACATGCCGCGCAATGCCAGCAAGGAGCAAATCACGTTGGCATACCGCCGCATGGCAGTTCGTTTGTGTCCGCATCGGGACAAGAAATACGAGATGGACTTTGTGCCGCTGGCGCAGGAGGGCAGGCTGACGCACTTGTCGCCCATGAGCGAGACCAAACAATGGGCCTATATCAATATGGCATTCGATGTGCTGGGCCACGATCTATACCGTGCCATCTATGATCGCTATGGTGAAGCGGGCCTATTCGAGGGCGTGATGCTGCCCAATGGCTATTTTCCGCCCTATCAATATCATGGCGATCACATGAAGGTTTACGAGCAGGTCTTTGCCAGCTACTCGCCGTTTGCCAATGTCATAGACGCCATTACAAATCCGCCCAGCTTGTATGCCACCAGGGAGCACGGCATTGGCGTGCGCCACAAGGATGCCAATACGGAGCGCATTATACATTTGTCCTTGGAGGAGGTGCGCACTGGCTGCGTAAAGCTAATGCATGTTTGGCGCCAAGAGATTGTCGATAAGAAGGAATCGCGTCTGGAGAAGCGCAAGCACACGCTCAAGCTAATCATACGACCGGGAACCACAGCCGGCACGCGCTTCTGCTTCAAGGAGGAGGGTGATCGGTATCCCACAACCATACCCGGCGATATTATATTCATTGTCGCCGACAAGCCGCATCCGACATTCGAGCGGCGCAATATGCACGACCTGGTCTATCGCTATGACATCAATCTGGCCCAGGCTTATACGGGTTTCACATTCTTCGTTGATACCCTGGACAAGCGTCAGCTGAAGATTGTCATATCGGATGTGGTTACTCCGGGCTACCAGAAGATCATGCCACTCGAGGGATTGCCCAAGTGCCAAAATTTGGATGCGGTGAAGGCAATTAAGCAAGCCAATAAGAGAATTGAAGACTTTGGTGATCTAATAATTGAGtttaatt ACTTATTCCCAAAATATCTGACACCAGAGATGAAGACATTGACCCGTAATTTCTACAAGGAGTTCCGTAGGATGGAACAGGCGCTGGAAGATGAGGAGAAGCTGCATATGAAGTga